In one Silene latifolia isolate original U9 population chromosome 10, ASM4854445v1, whole genome shotgun sequence genomic region, the following are encoded:
- the LOC141606005 gene encoding embryo-specific protein ATS3A-like, whose translation MAKHISLYFLVTLISTIIFNASSTTLPSEATHTIPSSDPLPLLSLRIKPNLTASSCSYRVQITTGCSSVKYTRDQISLSFGDAYGNQVYVPRIDDPNSHTFEACSTDTFDITGPCTYNVCYVYLYRRGTDGWNVGSVRISGRNTRTVTFTYKTWLPSDVWWGFNYCNGAHSQGFKKPPLSTLALTVVPLLYFLLEWLL comes from the exons ATGGCAAAACATATTTCCTTGTATTTTCTGGTTACCTTGATTTCTACCATCATCTTCAACGCTTCATCAACAACTCTCCCTTCTGAAGCAACACACACTATCCCATCTTCTGACCCACTTCCTCTGCTTTCTCTCAGGATTAAGCCTAATCTG ACTGCATCAAGCTGTTCTTACAGGGTTCAGATCACTACAGGCTGCTCTTCTGTGAAATATACCAGAGATCAAATTAGTTTGTCTTTTGGTGATGCTTATGGCAATCAG GTGTAtgtgccaaggatagatgatcctAATTCACACACATTTGAAGCATGCTCCACGGACACATTTGATATTACTGGTCCATGTACTTACAATGTATGCTATGTCTACTTGTACCGGAGGGGTACTGATGGATGGAATGTTGGGAGCGTGAGGATTTCTGGCCGGAATACGAGGACTGTGACCTTCACCTACAAAACTTGGCTACCAAGTGATGTTTGGTGGGGATTCAACTACTGCAATG GAGCTCACTCCCAGGGGTTTAAGAAGCCTCCATTAAGCACTCTTGCTTTGACCGTTGTACCCCTGCTGTATTTCTTGCTGGAATGGTTGCTCTGA
- the LOC141606004 gene encoding heme oxygenase 1, chloroplastic-like, with protein sequence MASLATIPQTHIFTKKPNSNLHKLTPKFQSFIISYNRRNPSNLGMVLGKVEPLKTVAAASTVVAATSDEKKKKKKGFVDEMRAVAMKLHTKEQAREGEKVAKGPEEKSPSKWEPSVDGYLKFLVDSKLVYDTLERIVLVAPVDYYAEFRNTGLERSEKLAKDLEWFKEQGYSIPEPSEPGVTYSKILEELAEKDPQAFICHFYNTYFAHSAGGRMIGRKVAEMILNKKELEFYKWDGDLSELLQNVREKLNKVAEGWTREEKNHCLEETEKSFKHSGEILRLILN encoded by the exons ATGGCTTCTTTAGCAACAATCCCACAAACCCACATCTTTACCaaaaaacccaattcaaatttgCATAAATTAACCCCAAAGTTTCAATCTTTCATCATTTCTTACAATAGAAGAAACCCTAGTAATTTAGGTATGGTTTTGGGTAAAGTTGAACCCTTGAAAACAGTTGCAGCAGCATCAACTGTAGTTGCAGCAACAAGTgatgagaagaagaagaagaagaaaggttttgttGATGAAATGAGGGCAGTTGCTATGAAGTTGCATACTAAAGAACAAGCAAGAGAAGGTGAGAAAGTTGCTAAAGGTCCTGAAGAAAAATCTCCTTCTAAATGGGAACCTAGTGTTGATGGGTATTTGAAGTTTCTTGTTGATAGTAAGTTGGTTTATGATACTTTGGAGAGGATTGTTTTGGTGGCTCCTGTTGATTATT ATGCTGAGTTCAGAAACACGGGATTGGAACGATCAGAGAAATTGGCAAAAGATTTGGAGTGGTTCAAGGAGCAAGGTTATTCTATCCCCGAACCATCTGAACCTGGTGTTACATATTCAAAAATTCTTGAAGAATTAGCCGAGAAGGATCCTCAGGCATTCATCTGCCATTTCTACAACACATATTTTGCTCATTCTGCTGGGGGACGCATGATTGGTAGGAAG GTGGCTGAGATGATACTTAACAAAAAAGAGTTAGAATTCTACAAATGGGACGGCGACCTTTCCGAGTTGCTCCAGAATGTGAGGGAGAAGCTAAACAAAGTTGCTGAA GGCTGGACTAGGGAAGAAAAGAATCATTGTTTGGAGGAAACGGAGAAGTCTTTCAAGCACTCTGGCGAGATTCTTCGTCTAATACTAAATtga